A genome region from Gambusia affinis linkage group LG24, SWU_Gaff_1.0, whole genome shotgun sequence includes the following:
- the ical1 gene encoding islet cell autoantigen 1-like isoform X4, whose protein sequence is MEGFAADMLSGGRALLGEDSSVMARMQKKFWKTKQVLIKATGKKEDEYVVASDADLDAKLEFFRSVQLTCTELLKVIEKYQHRITRLSQEENELGLFLRFQAERDRTKAGNMMEATSKALCASAKQRMALCPPLQRMYQEVETFRRRAIADTLLTVSRMEKARTEYRGALLWMKDVSQELDPDTYKQLEKFRKVQSQVRGTKSQFEKLKNDVCQKVDMLGASRCNMLSHSLCTYQTTLLQFWEKTANAMSGIHEAFQGHIPYQFTTIKHLRDPLEEISDSQKEEKDEKAQQSNTDSLVSLDDDKPAESASISDLKLSSDGQSKPGESGDSLLSVGLPIPSEPGLTLEEEDGERSDMAFLKDLLSPGPGGSDEFSREWQDAFGAFDPPSVPAAGTGPARPPSNPPSPTGFLPSQLLDHSLSSSGWVTPPMFQAPPLQLPPGQNQAAPRSQPAAANASGGSKDMSAWFNLFADLDPLSNPDAIGRSADELLNA, encoded by the exons ATGGAGGG GTTTGCTGCGGACATGCTGAGCGGTGGCCGGGCTCTGCTGGGCGAGGACAGCTCAGTGATGGCGCGCATGCAGAAGAAGTTCTGGAAGACCAAGCAGGTCCTCATCAAAGCTACAGGGAAAAAGGAGGACGAgtatgtggtggcttcagatgCTGACCTGGACGCCAAGCTTGAG TTCTTCCGCTCCGTTCAGCTAACGTGCACAGAGCTGCTGAAGGTGATCGAAAAGTACCAGCACCGAATCACAC GGTTGTCCCAGGAGGAGAACGAGCTCGGCCTGTTCTTGCGTTTCCAGGCTGAACGTGACCGAACTAAGGCCGGGAACATGATGGAGGCCACCAGCAAGGCCCTGTGCGCCTCTGCCAAGCAGAg GATGGCGCTTTGTCCGCCGTTGCAGCGCATGTATCAGGAAGTGGAGACGTTCCGGCGGCGCGCCATAGCCGACACGCTGCTGACGGTCAGCCGGATGGAGAAGGCCCGCACGGAGTACAGGGGAGCGCTGCTCTGGATGAAGGACGTCTCTCAGGAACTGGACCCGGACACCTACAAACAGCTGGAAAAGTTCCGCAAG GTCCAGTCGCAGGTCAGAGGGACTAAGAGCCAGTTTGAGAAGCTGAAGAATGACGTGTGTCAGAAGGTGGACATGCTGGGAGCAAGCCGCTGTAACATGCTGTCTCACTCCCTCTGCACCTACCAG ACCACTCTGCTGCAGTTCTGGGAGAAAACGGCCAACGCCATGTCGGGAATCCACGAGGCCTTCCAAGGGCACATACCGTACCAGTTCACCACAATCAAG CATCTACGGGATCCACTGGAGGAAATCTCTGATTCCCAAAAAGAAGAGAAGGATGAAAAGGCCCAACAGAGCAACACAGACAG TCTGGTGTCCTTGGATGATGACAAGCCAGCAGAAAGTGCATCTATTTCAG ACCTTAAGCTCAGCAGTGATGGGCAGAGCAAGCCTGGTGAAAGTG GTGACAGTTTGCTCTCAGTCGGTCTACCGATCCCATCAGAACCAGGGCTAAcgctggaggaggaagatggtGAGCGGAGCGACATGGCTTTCCTGAAGGACCTCCTCAGCCCAGGCCCAGGGGGCAGCGATGAGTTCAGCAGAGAGTGGCAGGACGCCTTCGGTGCGTTCGACCCCCCCAGCGTTCCTGCAGCCGGCACTGGACCCGCCCGTCCTCCTTCCAACCCACCCAGCCCCACGGGCTTCCTGCCGTCACAGCTGCTGGATCACAGTTTGAGCTCCTCAG GTTGGGTGACCCCGCCCATGTTCCAAGCTCCACCCCTGCAGCTGCCCCCTGGTCAGAACCAGGCAGCTCCCCGCTCTCAGCCAGCTGCAGCTAACG CTTCAGGAGGATCCAAAGACATGTCTGCGTGGTTCAACCTGTTCGCCGACCTCGACCCGCTTTCCAACCCCGACGCCATCGGACGCTCTGCTGATGAGCTGCTCAACGCCTGA
- the ical1 gene encoding islet cell autoantigen 1-like isoform X2 translates to MEGFAADMLSGGRALLGEDSSVMARMQKKFWKTKQVLIKATGKKEDEYVVASDADLDAKLEFFRSVQLTCTELLKVIEKYQHRITRLSQEENELGLFLRFQAERDRTKAGNMMEATSKALCASAKQRMALCPPLQRMYQEVETFRRRAIADTLLTVSRMEKARTEYRGALLWMKDVSQELDPDTYKQLEKFRKVQSQVRGTKSQFEKLKNDVCQKVDMLGASRCNMLSHSLCTYQTTLLQFWEKTANAMSGIHEAFQGHIPYQFTTIKHLRDPLEEISDSQKEEKDEKAQQSNTDSLVSLDDDKPAESASISDLKLSSDGQSKPGESAMHDLRGLSGDAGDDLMLMACGMPPPADVPLVPSPPQDGDQSESWSFGRFESSLPQLPASGDSLLSVGLPIPSEPGLTLEEEDGERSDMAFLKDLLSPGPGGSDEFSREWQDAFGAFDPPSVPAAGTGPARPPSNPPSPTGFLPSQLLDHSLSSSGWVTPPMFQAPPLQLPPGQNQAAPRSQPAAANASGGSKDMSAWFNLFADLDPLSNPDAIGRSADELLNA, encoded by the exons ATGGAGGG GTTTGCTGCGGACATGCTGAGCGGTGGCCGGGCTCTGCTGGGCGAGGACAGCTCAGTGATGGCGCGCATGCAGAAGAAGTTCTGGAAGACCAAGCAGGTCCTCATCAAAGCTACAGGGAAAAAGGAGGACGAgtatgtggtggcttcagatgCTGACCTGGACGCCAAGCTTGAG TTCTTCCGCTCCGTTCAGCTAACGTGCACAGAGCTGCTGAAGGTGATCGAAAAGTACCAGCACCGAATCACAC GGTTGTCCCAGGAGGAGAACGAGCTCGGCCTGTTCTTGCGTTTCCAGGCTGAACGTGACCGAACTAAGGCCGGGAACATGATGGAGGCCACCAGCAAGGCCCTGTGCGCCTCTGCCAAGCAGAg GATGGCGCTTTGTCCGCCGTTGCAGCGCATGTATCAGGAAGTGGAGACGTTCCGGCGGCGCGCCATAGCCGACACGCTGCTGACGGTCAGCCGGATGGAGAAGGCCCGCACGGAGTACAGGGGAGCGCTGCTCTGGATGAAGGACGTCTCTCAGGAACTGGACCCGGACACCTACAAACAGCTGGAAAAGTTCCGCAAG GTCCAGTCGCAGGTCAGAGGGACTAAGAGCCAGTTTGAGAAGCTGAAGAATGACGTGTGTCAGAAGGTGGACATGCTGGGAGCAAGCCGCTGTAACATGCTGTCTCACTCCCTCTGCACCTACCAG ACCACTCTGCTGCAGTTCTGGGAGAAAACGGCCAACGCCATGTCGGGAATCCACGAGGCCTTCCAAGGGCACATACCGTACCAGTTCACCACAATCAAG CATCTACGGGATCCACTGGAGGAAATCTCTGATTCCCAAAAAGAAGAGAAGGATGAAAAGGCCCAACAGAGCAACACAGACAG TCTGGTGTCCTTGGATGATGACAAGCCAGCAGAAAGTGCATCTATTTCAG ACCTTAAGCTCAGCAGTGATGGGCAGAGCAAGCCTGGTGAAAGTG CCATGCACGACCTCAGAGGGCTCTCTGGAGACGCCGGTGACGACCTTATGCTCATGGCTTGTGGCATGCCGCCCCCAGCGGACGTCCCCCTGGTCCCGTCTCCTCCTCAGGACGGCGACCAGAGCGAGAGTTGGAGCTTCGGACGCTTCGAGTCCAGCCTCCCACAGCTGCCCGCCTCGG GTGACAGTTTGCTCTCAGTCGGTCTACCGATCCCATCAGAACCAGGGCTAAcgctggaggaggaagatggtGAGCGGAGCGACATGGCTTTCCTGAAGGACCTCCTCAGCCCAGGCCCAGGGGGCAGCGATGAGTTCAGCAGAGAGTGGCAGGACGCCTTCGGTGCGTTCGACCCCCCCAGCGTTCCTGCAGCCGGCACTGGACCCGCCCGTCCTCCTTCCAACCCACCCAGCCCCACGGGCTTCCTGCCGTCACAGCTGCTGGATCACAGTTTGAGCTCCTCAG GTTGGGTGACCCCGCCCATGTTCCAAGCTCCACCCCTGCAGCTGCCCCCTGGTCAGAACCAGGCAGCTCCCCGCTCTCAGCCAGCTGCAGCTAACG CTTCAGGAGGATCCAAAGACATGTCTGCGTGGTTCAACCTGTTCGCCGACCTCGACCCGCTTTCCAACCCCGACGCCATCGGACGCTCTGCTGATGAGCTGCTCAACGCCTGA
- the ical1 gene encoding islet cell autoantigen 1-like isoform X1: MEGFAADMLSGGRALLGEDSSVMARMQKKFWKTKQVLIKATGKKEDEYVVASDADLDAKLEFFRSVQLTCTELLKVIEKYQHRITRLSQEENELGLFLRFQAERDRTKAGNMMEATSKALCASAKQRMALCPPLQRMYQEVETFRRRAIADTLLTVSRMEKARTEYRGALLWMKDVSQELDPDTYKQLEKFRKVQSQVRGTKSQFEKLKNDVCQKVDMLGASRCNMLSHSLCTYQTTLLQFWEKTANAMSGIHEAFQGHIPYQFTTIKHLRDPLEEISDSQKEEKDEKAQQSNTDSLVSLDDDKPAESASISDLKLSSDGQSKPGESAMHDLRGLSGDAGDDLMLMACGMPPPADVPLVPSPPQDGDQSESWSFGRFESSLPQLPASGDSLLSVGLPIPSEPGLTLEEEDGERSDMAFLKDLLSPGPGGSDEFSREWQDAFGAFDPPSVPAAGTGPARPPSNPPSPTGFLPSQLLDHSLSSSGWVTPPMFQAPPLQLPPGQNQAAPRSQPAAANAASGGSKDMSAWFNLFADLDPLSNPDAIGRSADELLNA; this comes from the exons ATGGAGGG GTTTGCTGCGGACATGCTGAGCGGTGGCCGGGCTCTGCTGGGCGAGGACAGCTCAGTGATGGCGCGCATGCAGAAGAAGTTCTGGAAGACCAAGCAGGTCCTCATCAAAGCTACAGGGAAAAAGGAGGACGAgtatgtggtggcttcagatgCTGACCTGGACGCCAAGCTTGAG TTCTTCCGCTCCGTTCAGCTAACGTGCACAGAGCTGCTGAAGGTGATCGAAAAGTACCAGCACCGAATCACAC GGTTGTCCCAGGAGGAGAACGAGCTCGGCCTGTTCTTGCGTTTCCAGGCTGAACGTGACCGAACTAAGGCCGGGAACATGATGGAGGCCACCAGCAAGGCCCTGTGCGCCTCTGCCAAGCAGAg GATGGCGCTTTGTCCGCCGTTGCAGCGCATGTATCAGGAAGTGGAGACGTTCCGGCGGCGCGCCATAGCCGACACGCTGCTGACGGTCAGCCGGATGGAGAAGGCCCGCACGGAGTACAGGGGAGCGCTGCTCTGGATGAAGGACGTCTCTCAGGAACTGGACCCGGACACCTACAAACAGCTGGAAAAGTTCCGCAAG GTCCAGTCGCAGGTCAGAGGGACTAAGAGCCAGTTTGAGAAGCTGAAGAATGACGTGTGTCAGAAGGTGGACATGCTGGGAGCAAGCCGCTGTAACATGCTGTCTCACTCCCTCTGCACCTACCAG ACCACTCTGCTGCAGTTCTGGGAGAAAACGGCCAACGCCATGTCGGGAATCCACGAGGCCTTCCAAGGGCACATACCGTACCAGTTCACCACAATCAAG CATCTACGGGATCCACTGGAGGAAATCTCTGATTCCCAAAAAGAAGAGAAGGATGAAAAGGCCCAACAGAGCAACACAGACAG TCTGGTGTCCTTGGATGATGACAAGCCAGCAGAAAGTGCATCTATTTCAG ACCTTAAGCTCAGCAGTGATGGGCAGAGCAAGCCTGGTGAAAGTG CCATGCACGACCTCAGAGGGCTCTCTGGAGACGCCGGTGACGACCTTATGCTCATGGCTTGTGGCATGCCGCCCCCAGCGGACGTCCCCCTGGTCCCGTCTCCTCCTCAGGACGGCGACCAGAGCGAGAGTTGGAGCTTCGGACGCTTCGAGTCCAGCCTCCCACAGCTGCCCGCCTCGG GTGACAGTTTGCTCTCAGTCGGTCTACCGATCCCATCAGAACCAGGGCTAAcgctggaggaggaagatggtGAGCGGAGCGACATGGCTTTCCTGAAGGACCTCCTCAGCCCAGGCCCAGGGGGCAGCGATGAGTTCAGCAGAGAGTGGCAGGACGCCTTCGGTGCGTTCGACCCCCCCAGCGTTCCTGCAGCCGGCACTGGACCCGCCCGTCCTCCTTCCAACCCACCCAGCCCCACGGGCTTCCTGCCGTCACAGCTGCTGGATCACAGTTTGAGCTCCTCAG GTTGGGTGACCCCGCCCATGTTCCAAGCTCCACCCCTGCAGCTGCCCCCTGGTCAGAACCAGGCAGCTCCCCGCTCTCAGCCAGCTGCAGCTAACG CAGCTTCAGGAGGATCCAAAGACATGTCTGCGTGGTTCAACCTGTTCGCCGACCTCGACCCGCTTTCCAACCCCGACGCCATCGGACGCTCTGCTGATGAGCTGCTCAACGCCTGA
- the ical1 gene encoding islet cell autoantigen 1-like isoform X3: MEGFAADMLSGGRALLGEDSSVMARMQKKFWKTKQVLIKATGKKEDEYVVASDADLDAKLEFFRSVQLTCTELLKVIEKYQHRITRLSQEENELGLFLRFQAERDRTKAGNMMEATSKALCASAKQRMALCPPLQRMYQEVETFRRRAIADTLLTVSRMEKARTEYRGALLWMKDVSQELDPDTYKQLEKFRKVQSQVRGTKSQFEKLKNDVCQKVDMLGASRCNMLSHSLCTYQTTLLQFWEKTANAMSGIHEAFQGHIPYQFTTIKHLRDPLEEISDSQKEEKDEKAQQSNTDSLVSLDDDKPAESASISDLKLSSDGQSKPGESGDSLLSVGLPIPSEPGLTLEEEDGERSDMAFLKDLLSPGPGGSDEFSREWQDAFGAFDPPSVPAAGTGPARPPSNPPSPTGFLPSQLLDHSLSSSGWVTPPMFQAPPLQLPPGQNQAAPRSQPAAANAASGGSKDMSAWFNLFADLDPLSNPDAIGRSADELLNA; this comes from the exons ATGGAGGG GTTTGCTGCGGACATGCTGAGCGGTGGCCGGGCTCTGCTGGGCGAGGACAGCTCAGTGATGGCGCGCATGCAGAAGAAGTTCTGGAAGACCAAGCAGGTCCTCATCAAAGCTACAGGGAAAAAGGAGGACGAgtatgtggtggcttcagatgCTGACCTGGACGCCAAGCTTGAG TTCTTCCGCTCCGTTCAGCTAACGTGCACAGAGCTGCTGAAGGTGATCGAAAAGTACCAGCACCGAATCACAC GGTTGTCCCAGGAGGAGAACGAGCTCGGCCTGTTCTTGCGTTTCCAGGCTGAACGTGACCGAACTAAGGCCGGGAACATGATGGAGGCCACCAGCAAGGCCCTGTGCGCCTCTGCCAAGCAGAg GATGGCGCTTTGTCCGCCGTTGCAGCGCATGTATCAGGAAGTGGAGACGTTCCGGCGGCGCGCCATAGCCGACACGCTGCTGACGGTCAGCCGGATGGAGAAGGCCCGCACGGAGTACAGGGGAGCGCTGCTCTGGATGAAGGACGTCTCTCAGGAACTGGACCCGGACACCTACAAACAGCTGGAAAAGTTCCGCAAG GTCCAGTCGCAGGTCAGAGGGACTAAGAGCCAGTTTGAGAAGCTGAAGAATGACGTGTGTCAGAAGGTGGACATGCTGGGAGCAAGCCGCTGTAACATGCTGTCTCACTCCCTCTGCACCTACCAG ACCACTCTGCTGCAGTTCTGGGAGAAAACGGCCAACGCCATGTCGGGAATCCACGAGGCCTTCCAAGGGCACATACCGTACCAGTTCACCACAATCAAG CATCTACGGGATCCACTGGAGGAAATCTCTGATTCCCAAAAAGAAGAGAAGGATGAAAAGGCCCAACAGAGCAACACAGACAG TCTGGTGTCCTTGGATGATGACAAGCCAGCAGAAAGTGCATCTATTTCAG ACCTTAAGCTCAGCAGTGATGGGCAGAGCAAGCCTGGTGAAAGTG GTGACAGTTTGCTCTCAGTCGGTCTACCGATCCCATCAGAACCAGGGCTAAcgctggaggaggaagatggtGAGCGGAGCGACATGGCTTTCCTGAAGGACCTCCTCAGCCCAGGCCCAGGGGGCAGCGATGAGTTCAGCAGAGAGTGGCAGGACGCCTTCGGTGCGTTCGACCCCCCCAGCGTTCCTGCAGCCGGCACTGGACCCGCCCGTCCTCCTTCCAACCCACCCAGCCCCACGGGCTTCCTGCCGTCACAGCTGCTGGATCACAGTTTGAGCTCCTCAG GTTGGGTGACCCCGCCCATGTTCCAAGCTCCACCCCTGCAGCTGCCCCCTGGTCAGAACCAGGCAGCTCCCCGCTCTCAGCCAGCTGCAGCTAACG CAGCTTCAGGAGGATCCAAAGACATGTCTGCGTGGTTCAACCTGTTCGCCGACCTCGACCCGCTTTCCAACCCCGACGCCATCGGACGCTCTGCTGATGAGCTGCTCAACGCCTGA